In Paramisgurnus dabryanus chromosome 7, PD_genome_1.1, whole genome shotgun sequence, the following are encoded in one genomic region:
- the LOC135783303 gene encoding PI-PLC X domain-containing protein 1-like: protein MGEIESFSDWMSNLNEKLTKIPLSQLAIPGSHDAMAYNLDVNSSVLEPQKLKALDTVLLSIILRPIVKKWGTAQEKTVSEQLDAGVRYFDMRVAGKPDSSDFFFYHGLYTTMTVKEGMTELETWLKQHSKEVVILAFSHFKEMADSQHNDLTSFLKEHFKTKLCPRTQVPSLKDCWENGHQVILSYDNSSVNDDSVLWPRIEYWWADNSDPKEVILFLNSQKQKGRPEGLFVAGLNLTYDGNDMLLYLMKSLKEKTTSAYPQLLDWVKEQHQGPDKESINIIAGDFVGMNSFVQDVIQLNRAKNGS from the exons ATGGGTGAAATAGAGAGTTTTTCGGATTGGATGTCTAACCTGAATGAGAAATTGACCAAAATCCCTTTGAGCCAGCTTGCTATTCCAG GTAGCCATGATGCCATGGCATACAACTTAGatgtgaactcttcagtgctgGAACCCCAAAAATTAAAGGCTTTGGACACTGTGTTATTAAGCATTATATTAAGGCCCATTGTCAAAAAATGGGGCACTGCTCAG GAAAAGACCGTCTCTGAGCAACTCGATGCTGGGGTCCGATACTTTGACATGAGGGTTGCTGGGAAGCCAGATTCCAGTGATTTCTTCTTCTACCATGGACTATACACAACAATGACAGTCAAG GAGGGAATGACAGAGTTGGAGACATGGTTAAAACAGCATTCAAAGGAGGTGGTGATTCTTGCTTTCtcacattttaaagaaatggcAGACAGTCAACACAATGACCTGACCAGCTTCCTCAAAGAGCACTTTAAAACCAAACTCTGTCCCAGGACTCAAGTG CCCTCACTCAAGGATTGCTGGGAAAATGGTCACCAGGTTATCTTGTCTTATGACAACAGTAGTGTCAATGACGATTCAGTTCTGTGGCCTCGGATCGAGTACTGGTGGGCTGATAACTCAGATCCCAAAGAAGTCATTTTATTCCTCAACAGCCAGAAACAAAAGGGCAGACCAG AAGGACTTTTCGTGGCTGGTCTTAATTTGACCTATGATGGAAACGATATGCTGCTGTACCTCATGAAGTCTTTAAAGGAGAAGACCACGTCTGCTTACCCTCAGTTGCTTGACTGGGTAAAGGAGCAACATCAAGGTCCTGACAAAGAAAGCATCAACATCATTGCTGGAGATTTTGTTGGGATGAATAGCTTTGTTCAGGATGTCATTCAGCTTAACAGAGCTAAAAATGGTTCATGA